The Clavelina lepadiformis chromosome 1, kaClaLepa1.1, whole genome shotgun sequence genome segment ACTTCGCGCAAAATCGGGCGTTTTGAAGATATTGGTCTAACGCCTAGCGAAGATGACGCATCAGATGTAATCAGCGATGCTTCACTCAAAGCCATGCTATAATTTCAAATCGTCCCGGCAGTGGGGACATTGTTTTGGGGTAGCGTTGAAGTTAAAACTACGTTCATACAACGATCGTCAGATTTATCGAACCGAAGTTCATCGACACACAAAGCAAATCACCACGTTCTCCACCCGTGTAGCAATGTAACTTCGACACAGGTTGCAATACAACGTGGGCTGATAAGTCATTTGCCCGTCATTGGCATTTTACTTGACCTTACTCAAGGGGCAGTTTATTTGTGTATTCTTCGGTTTGGTGCATGTTGACTGTTAATGAAATTTAGGAAGCGACCTTGCGCGACCTACGGAGTGTTaattattcaaaatattttttgctaaatTGGCCGCACGTGGCACACCAATTTAGCGGTTCAAATCAAATGCCCATTTATAATTGATGAAGATATCTCGTCAGGAATACTTAACCTTTGTTAACCAGTCCTTCTATGACGGTGTCATTTGCAACAACCGACATAACAGCTAGACAGCGAACATTACGCAACATGTTTACGATACAGGTAGCTTATTCCATCAAATATGTATTCCCTGCATCTCAGCTTTCTTTAAAAAGccagaaatacttttgtgataaattgGATTATAAATATTAGGCAAATACATTGATTTCGATCTTAAACGTTCGTTctgtattttattgttattgtgaTGGAGCAATGTTCTGTTCCAGTTCTAAGTTTTATATTGCATTTACGTCAGCATGCGTTTGAGTATGCCGGGAAAACTCTTCTTTTTCAAACGAGAAATTTATGAAGGGTCGAGAACTCTTCAAACAGTATCATGTGAACCGATGCCCAACACCGCATATAATCTAAACGTTTAAGtcgtttaattttaattttgcaggtcGAAATGAGTTGATAGCAAGATATATCAAGCTGCGAACTGGTAAAACCCGGACCAGAAAACAGGTAATCGCATTTTTGCCGTCCGTATAAGTTACTTATAACGTATTGTCTTTTTTCCTCCATTCTTAACTAACCTTTATATAATGTCATAGGTTTCAAGTCATATCCAAGTGTTGGCGCGTAGAAAGTCGAGAGAGATGCAATCACAGTTCAAGGTTGGTCACGTGTGGTTGTTTCGATTTACACAGCAATCGCTCCAATTTTCAGCGTGGCAGGCGGCGGCATTTAAGAGAAATAAGGATATTAGACGTCCGTAGTGGGTTGCATGTCGACTATTTCGTCTTCACCCCGAAACTTATTTCTTCTTCCTCGAACTTTGGTTTGTCAATACCGTGTTTCCTCACTTCTTTCTTTTATACTCTCTCTCGTTGGATCGTAAACCCACCTGTATAACTTGCCAGCAAAGTGCGCTGTGGCTTTTGGGGACTTTACGTCCTGAGCTTATCATCCCCTGTTACATGAACCGTACTCCGACGCGCCATCTACTTGATGAAGTAAACGTTTCTTTTCCTTAGCTTATTAATTACGTCACCATTTACAAGTTGCTATATTTAGGACCAGGCGACGAAGGACAAAGTACTGCAAAGCATGGCGTCCATGTCTTCTGCCCAAATTGTATCCGCCGGTGCCTTACCTGCAAACCACATGGAAATTAACCCAGGCATTAGGCCACCCTACTCAAAACCCCCGGTAGGTCGTCAGGAAAGgttattatttcttttgtttataaacCTTATCAGTTTTCATATTGATTCTATTGTTTGCACTCCTTGGAAGCGCATTACGACACAGGCTACTACGATGGTAGTAAAATAGATGGTCCAGTGTTGTGTTGTATATGAATGAATGTATATGAACCGTGTTGTATATGAATGAAGATTATGAACGATATGAAGATTATGATTAACGTTTGTTTGTATTGTCTTGTTTTTAGTTCTGGAGCGGTTTAGTAGGACCAAGTGAACAAGAGTAAGTATGATCTTGAAATTCTATCTGTGCTCGGGACGAATTCTAGAAATTTAACGTTGGCATTTGaaaattgcaattaaattattattaacagcATCAAGCCTTTTGAAAATCCCACCTTTTCAATCAACTTGCCTCAGCCAGGAGTTGGACTTGGAGGAATTCCCGGGTCCAATTTAACCCCTCCCGCCACTCGGGGTGGACCATGTGTCCCATCGAATAGTTCAGGTAATATACAGAGGTTTCACATATAGTACGTGGGTATAAATTGCCCTGTTAGGAACAAGGGTTCAGTAAATGATTATGTTTGTGGTATATGCGCTTCATTCTGAGCTGTTTTGTTTGAAGGTTTCGGCCTTGATAATAACTTCCCGAGTCCCGCTTGGGAAAACAGGCAAATTGCGAGCAAGAAGCTAAGATTGGTCGACTTTTCTGCTTTTCTAGAACAACAAGGAGAGTTGGATAACGTAAGACTTATGAGATATCTTGGGTTGCTATAATCCTCAATAATCtcatttttatgcattttttcaCTTGCATGTTTCTTGCTCTCAGTATTCGAAGCATCTCTTCGTCCACATCAACCAAGCCACGCCATCCTACAACGACCCCGTCCTCGAGTCGGTTGATATCCGGCAGATTTATGACAAGTTTCCAGAGTCCAAAGGTGGCTTGAGAGAACTCTATGAAAAAGGACCCAAAGAAGCCTTTTTCCTCGTCAAGTTTTGGGTAATAAACTCCTGCAGGACATACTCTAGTTTGTAAGATAAGCTAAGCCATTTTGACGCCTCTTAAAATAATGATAATCTGTTAAAACTTCATGAATTTGGTTGGATATTATGTCGGTAGAGAAACAGGTTATTCCCATCGTGACCACAAACTTTATAAATTTCAGGCCGACCTCAACGTGAATATCGCCGATGATTCTGGCGCATTTTATGCCGTTTCTGGTCAGTTCGAAAGTTCGCAGAATATGACCATCACGTGTTCCACAAAAGTCTGTTCATTCGGGAAACAAGTGGTTGAAAAAGTCGAGGTGATTAACCAACAGTAACTTGATAACTTATCCCTACGGACAAACTTTGTTCAGTTTGGTCACCTTTCTTTTGCGCACCGAAGGTGTTTGGCTGTTTATGTTGAGtgaatgtttcattttttgtggTAACGTTACCGACAAGAACTTTGCAGAACATTACACGTTTTATCTCTTGTGGTTGTAACCTACGTTGGGTTATCAACATGCAAATATCTTTATTGTTCGCTTGGGTTTTGCGGTGGCTGCGAAAAACATGCTTCATAGTATTGAGCAGAATCTGCCAACTTTATTTATACAACCATAGTCACTCTGACGTAACagtgtttatttaaattttctctttCTCTCTCCTTTGAAAAACGTCACGTTGACGTCACCGCAATGGTATTCGCGGAATTCGGTCTATGCTGGTAAAAACACGACGGTAGTAACGCCTGACTCACCTCCATTTGAGATACATGCACGTAAACACCGGCCTTGTTTAATAGGCgcgtttaaaactttaaacggAATTGATTTTCTCCCGTAATTGGGAATGTGCATCGGAGCAAACTCGTacgaaaatttcaaactttcctTTTATCTCCGAAATTAATCGAAGCAAGATTGATTTGCGGCAGCAACACCGTTTAATTTACTCCACCAGGCCGATGATTGTGTCGTAATAATTGACGTTTCTTCTTTCGTTCGGCTAGGTGTGCTTGTGCCCTGTGTCATGCAGCACCGTGGTGGTCTCTGACGACTGGTGTTTAAAAGTAAGGAGAAAAAGTTATGACCTGACACCCCCTAccattttgctgtttattac includes the following:
- the LOC143451303 gene encoding transcriptional enhancer factor TEF-1-like isoform X2, with protein sequence MIDPVSSPGSLGSNCRTPSPSDSDGTGLFKQPRFAFHLPNSLPSMILAGSVQKCSGGDVGDNEAEGVWSPDIEQSFHEALAIYPPCGRRKIILSDEGKMYGRNELIARYIKLRTGKTRTRKQVSSHIQVLARRKSREMQSQFKDQATKDKVLQSMASMSSAQIVSAGALPANHMEINPGIRPPYSKPPFWSGLVGPSEQDIKPFENPTFSINLPQPGVGLGGIPGSNLTPPATRGGPCVPSNSSGFGLDNNFPSPAWENRQIASKKLRLVDFSAFLEQQGELDNYSKHLFVHINQATPSYNDPVLESVDIRQIYDKFPESKGGLRELYEKGPKEAFFLVKFWADLNVNIADDSGAFYAVSGQFESSQNMTITCSTKVCSFGKQVVEKVETEYATFENDRFVYRIHRSPMCEYMINFILKLKHLPEKYMMNSVLENFTILQVISNEETQETLLCMAFVFEVSTSEHGAQHHMYHLVKD
- the LOC143451303 gene encoding transcriptional enhancer factor TEF-1-like isoform X1 yields the protein MHFYHSRPDVTPSHVPHSLSFSSLHGNLAIVANPALLPSEPSSVTGPLSINIPPVATTPGLMGGPGSSSGGPSPGSDETNSVQKCSGGDVGDNEAEGVWSPDIEQSFHEALAIYPPCGRRKIILSDEGKMYGRNELIARYIKLRTGKTRTRKQVSSHIQVLARRKSREMQSQFKDQATKDKVLQSMASMSSAQIVSAGALPANHMEINPGIRPPYSKPPFWSGLVGPSEQDIKPFENPTFSINLPQPGVGLGGIPGSNLTPPATRGGPCVPSNSSGFGLDNNFPSPAWENRQIASKKLRLVDFSAFLEQQGELDNYSKHLFVHINQATPSYNDPVLESVDIRQIYDKFPESKGGLRELYEKGPKEAFFLVKFWADLNVNIADDSGAFYAVSGQFESSQNMTITCSTKVCSFGKQVVEKVETEYATFENDRFVYRIHRSPMCEYMINFILKLKHLPEKYMMNSVLENFTILQVISNEETQETLLCMAFVFEVSTSEHGAQHHMYHLVKD